A window of candidate division WOR-3 bacterium contains these coding sequences:
- a CDS encoding GxxExxY protein, whose amino-acid sequence MKADPEAAYSTTEKVIGAAIEVHKALGPGFLESVYEEALCLELEFQGVKFVRQTPVAVDYKGRRVGEGRLDLLVEGSVVVELKAVDALAPIHSAQMISYLKATGCRVGLLINFNVIRLRDGVKRMVYDK is encoded by the coding sequence ATGAAAGCAGACCCAGAAGCCGCGTACAGCACCACGGAGAAGGTAATCGGCGCAGCCATCGAGGTACACAAGGCACTGGGTCCCGGGTTCCTCGAGTCTGTCTACGAGGAAGCCCTCTGCCTGGAGCTCGAATTCCAGGGCGTGAAGTTCGTACGACAGACACCTGTCGCGGTGGACTACAAGGGTCGCAGAGTCGGTGAAGGTCGGCTGGACCTTCTGGTCGAAGGCAGCGTGGTTGTCGAGCTGAAGGCGGTAGACGCTCTGGCGCCCATCCACTCAGCGCAGATGATATCTTACCTGAAGGCAACCGGTTGTCGGGTTGGCCTGCTAATCAACTTCAACGTGATACGGCTGCGTGACGGAGTGAAGCGGATGGTCTATGACAAGTGA